Proteins encoded together in one Thermoplasmatales archaeon BRNA1 window:
- a CDS encoding putative transcriptional regulator, contains C-terminal CBS domains, which produces MATTVGDYMVRDVEYVTPDMTIEEVKEKLIDSNFHGYPVVENGYLLGYVTAKELLRYMDEPKAKLRSKMSRGTLCVIPSMSIDDATRVLFRYGLRNLPVVDDEKRIVGIISNIDIVRSQIEKSRPGKVMSVKKFMEEQNHITIRVHNHEIPIDQMIPTQKEVYMDELIGRQYELKRGLNEPLIVIKRHNGYLVVDGHHRIMAAKRLGLKTFNCIVLEPNDLDVPLGLETTAKRWGLKSLDDVKIIEGSKHPFMEITTMLMPNEIGNNINRMLMDRIENKPGPGVPNVINPNSMKRSQTKKSSTPRSDSGK; this is translated from the coding sequence ATGGCAACCACAGTCGGCGACTACATGGTCCGCGACGTCGAATACGTTACGCCGGATATGACCATCGAAGAGGTCAAGGAGAAACTTATAGACTCCAATTTCCACGGATATCCCGTGGTGGAGAACGGCTATCTCCTCGGGTACGTCACCGCGAAGGAGCTCCTCCGTTACATGGACGAGCCCAAGGCCAAGCTCCGTTCCAAGATGTCCCGCGGCACCCTGTGCGTCATCCCGTCGATGAGCATCGACGACGCCACCCGCGTGCTTTTCAGATACGGGCTGAGGAACCTCCCTGTCGTGGACGACGAGAAGAGGATCGTCGGCATCATCAGCAACATCGACATCGTAAGGTCCCAGATTGAGAAATCCCGTCCAGGCAAGGTCATGAGCGTCAAGAAGTTCATGGAGGAGCAGAACCACATAACCATCAGGGTGCACAACCACGAGATTCCCATCGACCAGATGATCCCCACGCAGAAGGAGGTCTACATGGACGAGCTCATCGGGAGGCAGTACGAGCTGAAGAGGGGTCTGAACGAGCCGCTCATCGTCATCAAGAGGCACAACGGGTACCTGGTTGTGGACGGCCACCACCGCATCATGGCGGCGAAGCGGCTGGGCCTGAAGACCTTCAACTGCATCGTCCTGGAGCCCAACGACCTCGACGTCCCCCTGGGGCTCGAGACCACCGCCAAGAGATGGGGTCTGAAATCCCTCGACGATGTGAAGATCATCGAGGGTTCCAAGCACCCGTTCATGGAGATCACCACCATGCTGATGCCCAACGAGATCGGGAACAACATCAACAGGATGCTCATGGACAGGATAGAGAACAAGCCCGGACCGGGTGTCCCGAATGTCATCAACCCGAACAGCATGAAGAGGAGCCAGACGAAGAAATCCAGCACTCCCAGATCCGATTCCGGCAAGTGA
- a CDS encoding phosphoenolpyruvate synthase → MDETTTTKRIIDVNELRVTDVPIVGGKGANLGELTSSGFPVPHAFVLTTVSYDEFVNANKLMPKIMKEIKGIDPNSDDSLVAASEKIRAIFDKSKIPAALKKDIEDNYKILCGSSKQKTFVAVRSSATAEDLPDASFAGQQETYLNVASLTELYEKIIMCWSSLFTARAISYREKQGYSHEEVKLAVVVQRMVNSEFSGIMFTVNPNNGAKNIIVEGGYGLGEAIVGGEITPDTYTIDKVKMDITDRRFSTQKWKYARGPKGGLVKVDIPEDLQKAQKIDDAHVREIAEIGRQVEIHYEKPMDMEWCIEEGNVYLVQARPITTLNKIKEANTSEGPIDGGDVVLTGLGASPGMASGRVCIYDEGMSLDVIKDGDVLVTKMTMPDMVPAMSRSVAIVTDEGGMTCHAAIISRELGTPCVVGTGEATSALKNGDIVTVDGSTGTVYRGEIKGKAAEQAAPAAATAVFAEQVPITGTKVMVNMSMPNKAEEIAQLPCDGVGLLRSEFLFTNYIGEHPCAVIADGRSQELIDKLADGVGKVARAFYPRPVTLRTSDFKTNEYRDMKGGANYEPNEDNPMIGWRGCSRYVSENYREAFMCELKAIKKVRDEMGMKNVNIMLPFVRTIDEVKEITAMMESVGLKRGLDLKLYFMAEVPVNIFMAEEFCKYCDWFSIGSNDLTQLTMGCDRDSDILGKMGYFDERNPGVKAAIKHLIKVAHKYGNHVSICGQAPSVYPDFCEFLVETGIDCISLNPDTFVKTKKIIASAEQRVLLNAARRNAGCCDD, encoded by the coding sequence TCTCCTACGACGAGTTCGTCAACGCCAACAAGCTCATGCCCAAGATCATGAAGGAAATCAAGGGCATCGACCCCAACTCCGACGATTCCCTCGTCGCGGCCTCCGAGAAAATCAGGGCCATCTTCGACAAGTCCAAGATCCCCGCCGCCCTCAAGAAGGACATCGAGGACAACTACAAGATCCTCTGCGGCAGCAGCAAGCAGAAGACCTTCGTCGCCGTCAGGTCATCCGCGACCGCCGAGGACCTCCCCGACGCATCCTTCGCAGGACAGCAGGAGACCTACCTCAACGTCGCCTCCCTCACCGAGCTCTACGAGAAGATCATCATGTGCTGGTCCTCCCTCTTCACCGCCCGCGCAATCTCCTACAGGGAGAAGCAGGGCTACTCCCACGAGGAGGTCAAGCTCGCGGTCGTCGTCCAGAGGATGGTCAACTCCGAGTTCTCCGGGATCATGTTCACCGTCAACCCCAACAACGGGGCCAAGAACATCATCGTCGAGGGCGGATACGGCCTCGGCGAGGCCATCGTCGGCGGCGAGATCACCCCCGACACCTACACCATCGACAAGGTCAAGATGGACATCACCGACCGCAGGTTCTCCACCCAGAAGTGGAAGTACGCCCGCGGCCCCAAGGGAGGGCTCGTGAAGGTCGACATCCCCGAGGACCTGCAGAAGGCCCAGAAGATCGACGACGCCCACGTCCGCGAGATCGCCGAGATCGGGAGGCAGGTCGAGATCCACTACGAGAAGCCCATGGACATGGAGTGGTGCATCGAGGAAGGGAACGTCTACCTCGTCCAGGCCCGCCCCATCACCACGCTCAACAAGATCAAGGAGGCCAACACCTCCGAGGGACCCATCGACGGAGGGGACGTCGTCCTCACCGGTCTCGGAGCATCCCCCGGAATGGCATCCGGACGCGTATGCATCTACGACGAGGGCATGTCCCTCGATGTCATCAAGGACGGCGACGTCCTCGTCACCAAGATGACCATGCCCGACATGGTCCCCGCGATGTCCAGGTCCGTCGCCATCGTCACCGACGAGGGAGGTATGACCTGTCACGCCGCAATCATCTCCAGGGAGCTCGGAACCCCCTGCGTCGTCGGAACCGGCGAGGCCACCTCCGCCCTGAAGAACGGCGACATCGTCACCGTCGACGGATCCACCGGAACCGTCTACCGCGGAGAGATCAAGGGCAAGGCCGCAGAGCAGGCGGCACCTGCCGCAGCCACCGCCGTCTTCGCCGAGCAGGTCCCGATCACCGGCACCAAGGTCATGGTCAACATGAGCATGCCTAACAAGGCCGAGGAGATCGCCCAGCTCCCCTGCGACGGCGTCGGACTCCTCAGGTCCGAGTTCCTGTTCACCAACTACATCGGGGAGCACCCCTGCGCCGTCATCGCCGACGGACGCTCCCAGGAGCTCATCGACAAGCTCGCCGACGGAGTCGGCAAGGTCGCCAGGGCATTCTACCCCCGCCCGGTCACCCTCAGGACCAGCGACTTCAAGACCAACGAGTACCGCGACATGAAGGGCGGAGCAAACTACGAGCCCAACGAGGACAACCCCATGATCGGATGGAGGGGATGCTCCAGGTACGTCTCCGAGAACTACCGCGAGGCGTTCATGTGCGAGCTCAAGGCCATCAAGAAGGTCAGGGACGAGATGGGAATGAAGAACGTCAACATCATGCTGCCGTTCGTCAGGACCATCGACGAGGTCAAGGAGATCACCGCCATGATGGAGTCCGTCGGACTCAAGCGCGGACTCGACCTCAAGCTCTACTTCATGGCGGAGGTCCCGGTCAACATCTTCATGGCCGAGGAGTTCTGCAAGTACTGCGACTGGTTCTCCATCGGATCCAACGACCTGACCCAGCTCACCATGGGCTGCGACAGGGACTCCGACATCCTCGGAAAGATGGGCTACTTCGACGAGAGGAACCCCGGCGTCAAGGCCGCCATCAAGCACCTCATCAAGGTCGCCCACAAGTACGGCAACCACGTCAGCATCTGCGGACAGGCACCCTCCGTCTACCCCGACTTCTGCGAGTTCCTCGTGGAGACCGGAATAGACTGCATCAGCCTGAACCCCGACACCTTCGTCAAGACCAAGAAGATCATCGCTTCCGCGGAGCAGAGGGTCCTCCTCAACGCCGCCCGCAGGAACGCGGGATGCTGCGACGACTGA
- a CDS encoding ABC-type Fe3+-siderophore transport system, permease component: MNERDDYYIWDIRTPRAIGAIVTGAALALAGAVMQNDFKNPLAEPYTMGISSGAFLGACLSIISGFSILPFISGPLVTMANAFVFSLIPTAVIVVISKFKKMTPAAMILTGIAVMFLFSSISQVLMVTAPSESLADAYSWRVGSLNRVSWDVLPVMVSATVVLGVSLYFFVNKLNVMYAGDKSALTLGEDANRIRIATLIILSFMTASVVSFTGTIGFIGLVGPHIARIFVGSNNRYFLPASAAFGAAFILLADTVAKVSGSSGLPVGVISAMVGGPLFIWILIRQRKSAWA; this comes from the coding sequence GTGAATGAGAGAGACGACTACTACATCTGGGATATCCGTACTCCTCGCGCGATCGGAGCGATAGTGACCGGCGCGGCGCTGGCCCTGGCCGGAGCGGTCATGCAGAACGATTTCAAAAACCCCCTGGCGGAACCCTACACGATGGGAATATCGTCAGGCGCGTTCCTGGGAGCATGTCTGAGCATCATAAGCGGATTCTCCATCCTCCCATTCATCAGCGGCCCTTTGGTGACCATGGCAAATGCGTTCGTGTTCTCTCTGATTCCGACCGCAGTCATCGTGGTCATATCGAAGTTCAAGAAGATGACTCCTGCCGCGATGATTCTCACAGGAATAGCCGTCATGTTCCTGTTCAGTTCGATCTCGCAGGTGCTCATGGTCACGGCCCCCTCCGAGTCCCTGGCGGACGCATACTCGTGGAGGGTGGGTTCCCTCAACAGGGTATCCTGGGACGTCCTCCCCGTTATGGTCTCGGCGACCGTGGTGCTGGGCGTTTCCCTGTATTTCTTCGTCAACAAGCTCAACGTCATGTATGCGGGGGACAAGTCCGCACTCACCTTGGGCGAGGACGCCAACAGGATCCGTATTGCTACGCTGATCATACTGTCGTTCATGACCGCTTCCGTGGTCAGTTTCACAGGGACCATCGGTTTCATCGGACTCGTCGGCCCTCATATCGCGAGGATATTCGTCGGATCCAATAACAGGTATTTCCTCCCCGCTTCGGCGGCTTTCGGTGCGGCTTTCATCCTCCTTGCAGACACCGTCGCCAAGGTTTCCGGTTCCAGCGGACTTCCCGTCGGAGTCATCAGTGCGATGGTCGGCGGTCCGCTGTTCATATGGATCCTCATCCGCCAGAGGAAGAGCGCCTGGGCCTGA